One part of the Methylobacterium terrae genome encodes these proteins:
- a CDS encoding MFS transporter, which yields MPSLSAATRLSLSLIAGGAVANIYYNQPLLGLLVQDFGHGASVLVPTATLAGYGLGILGLVPLGDALARRSLIVGQLLLLAAVLVLAGLSGTLSLLVLASFLIGVLSTAAQQAVPFAAELAPDATRGRMVGQVMTGLLLGILLARTLSGLVGAWAGWRAVFVGAAGLSVGFAALAWFGLPKVAPAARLGYGALMGSILDLVRTQPSLRRAALSQALLFAAFNAFWTTLALLVEAPPFGLDPAGAGLFGLIGAAGALCAPVAGRFADTRSPRPVLVGGAVLTLAAFAVFGLFGGHSLVALAVGVLLIDIGINTALIANQTRVYALAPGARGRINTVFFTAVFAGGALGASAGTRAFAAGGWPALCAVGGAFALASLLVPLLEPRDRPRS from the coding sequence ATGCCCTCCCTCTCGGCCGCGACCCGCCTGAGCCTCAGCCTGATCGCCGGCGGGGCGGTCGCCAACATCTACTACAACCAGCCCCTGCTCGGGCTCCTGGTCCAGGATTTCGGCCACGGCGCCTCGGTGCTGGTGCCGACGGCGACGCTGGCCGGCTACGGACTCGGCATCCTCGGCCTCGTGCCGCTCGGCGACGCGCTGGCGCGGCGCAGCCTGATCGTCGGCCAGCTCCTGCTGCTCGCCGCCGTGCTGGTGCTGGCCGGCCTGAGCGGCACCCTGAGCCTCCTGGTGCTGGCGAGCTTCCTGATCGGGGTCCTGTCGACGGCGGCCCAGCAGGCGGTGCCCTTCGCCGCCGAGCTGGCGCCCGACGCGACGCGGGGCCGGATGGTCGGCCAGGTGATGACCGGCCTGCTGCTGGGCATCCTGCTCGCCCGGACGCTCAGCGGCCTCGTCGGGGCTTGGGCGGGCTGGCGGGCGGTGTTCGTCGGCGCGGCCGGCCTCTCGGTGGGGTTCGCCGCGCTCGCCTGGTTCGGCCTGCCGAAGGTGGCGCCCGCCGCGCGCCTCGGCTACGGCGCGCTGATGGGCTCGATCCTCGACCTCGTGCGCACCCAGCCGAGCTTGCGCCGGGCCGCCCTGTCGCAGGCGCTGCTGTTCGCCGCCTTCAACGCGTTCTGGACCACGCTCGCGCTCCTCGTCGAGGCGCCGCCCTTCGGGCTCGATCCGGCCGGGGCCGGCCTGTTCGGGCTGATCGGCGCGGCCGGCGCGCTCTGCGCTCCGGTCGCCGGGCGCTTCGCCGACACCCGCAGCCCGCGGCCGGTGCTGGTCGGCGGGGCGGTGCTGACGCTCGCCGCCTTCGCGGTGTTCGGGCTCTTCGGCGGCCACTCGCTCGTCGCGCTGGCGGTGGGCGTGCTGCTCATCGACATCGGCATCAACACCGCGCTGATCGCCAACCAGACCCGGGTCTACGCGCTGGCCCCCGGGGCGCGCGGGCGGATCAACACGGTGTTCTTCACCGCCGTCTTCGCCGGGGGTGCGCTCGGCGCCTCGGCCGGCACGCGGGCCTTCGCGGCGGGCGGCTGGCCGGCGCTCTGCGCGGTCGGCGGCGCCTTCGCGCTCGCGAGCCTGCTCGTGCCCCTGCTGGAGCCCCGCGACCGCCCTAGGTCGTAG
- a CDS encoding ETC complex I subunit: protein MSTARIFRPAKDPTQSGLARTKQWTLEFEQTSPRETEPLMGWTSSSDMLQQVRLEFDTKEEAIAYAAREGIAYRVEEPQEALRRGLSYSDNFKYNRTAPWTH, encoded by the coding sequence ATGTCGACCGCCCGCATCTTCCGCCCTGCCAAGGACCCGACCCAGTCCGGCCTCGCCCGGACCAAGCAGTGGACGCTGGAGTTCGAGCAGACGAGCCCGCGGGAGACCGAGCCGCTGATGGGCTGGACCTCGTCCTCGGACATGCTGCAGCAGGTGCGGCTCGAGTTCGACACCAAGGAGGAGGCGATCGCCTACGCCGCCCGCGAGGGGATCGCCTACCGGGTCGAGGAGCCGCAGGAGGCCCTGCGCCGCGGCCTCTCCTACTCCGACAACTTCAAGTACAACCGCACCGCGCCCTGGACGCACTGA
- a CDS encoding spore photoproduct lyase family protein, whose translation MPHPRARALSPAPARLLDIDTIYLEPAVEAHPRGREILARFPQARRIEVPSHWNIPELHGNAGSVEDWVRIKRSTLVLGVKKGLTSRPNGRSAHFIAPSSSNGCAMACAYCYVPRRKGYANPITLFVNTDGIGRAIRRHAAAQGPLPAPDQIDDRFFVYDIGENGDLSVDALACDSVRDLVALFRNIPNAKASFATKFVNPDLLAYAPEGKTRIRFSLMPERIARVVDVRTSPMAERIAAIDAFVAAGYEVHANFSPVILYEGWEEDWRALFRALDAGIGPAARAQLKAEIIFLTHNAALHDVNLRWHPKAEALLWRPDIQETKRSEGGMENLRYRTGWKGRWLARFKALLAEELPACGVRYAF comes from the coding sequence TTGCCGCATCCCCGAGCCCGCGCCCTGTCCCCTGCTCCCGCCCGCCTCCTCGACATCGACACGATCTACCTCGAGCCCGCGGTCGAGGCGCATCCGCGCGGGCGGGAGATCCTGGCGCGCTTTCCGCAGGCGCGGCGGATCGAGGTTCCGTCGCACTGGAACATCCCGGAGCTGCACGGCAATGCCGGCTCGGTCGAGGACTGGGTGCGGATCAAGCGCTCGACCCTGGTGCTCGGGGTCAAGAAGGGGCTGACCTCGCGGCCGAACGGGCGCAGCGCCCACTTCATCGCGCCGTCGAGCTCGAACGGCTGCGCCATGGCCTGCGCCTACTGCTACGTGCCGCGCCGCAAGGGCTACGCCAACCCGATCACCCTGTTCGTCAACACGGACGGCATCGGCCGGGCGATCCGGCGCCACGCCGCCGCGCAAGGCCCCCTCCCCGCCCCCGACCAGATCGACGACCGGTTCTTCGTCTACGACATCGGCGAGAACGGCGATCTCTCGGTCGACGCGCTCGCCTGCGACAGCGTGCGCGACCTCGTCGCGCTGTTTCGAAACATCCCGAACGCCAAGGCCTCGTTCGCCACCAAGTTCGTCAATCCCGATCTCCTGGCCTACGCGCCGGAGGGGAAGACCCGGATCCGCTTCTCGCTGATGCCCGAGCGCATCGCCCGGGTGGTCGACGTGCGCACCTCGCCGATGGCGGAGCGGATCGCCGCGATCGACGCCTTCGTGGCCGCGGGCTACGAGGTCCACGCCAACTTCTCGCCGGTGATCCTGTACGAGGGCTGGGAGGAGGATTGGCGGGCCCTGTTCCGGGCGCTCGACGCCGGCATCGGCCCGGCCGCGCGGGCGCAGCTCAAGGCCGAGATCATCTTCCTCACCCACAACGCCGCGCTCCACGACGTGAACCTGCGCTGGCACCCGAAGGCCGAGGCGCTGCTGTGGCGCCCCGACATCCAGGAGACCAAGCGCTCCGAGGGCGGGATGGAGAACCTGCGCTACCGCACCGGGTGGAAGGGCCGCTGGCTCGCCCGGTTCAAGGCGCTGCTCGCCGAGGAGCTGCCGGCTTGCGGGGTGCGCTACGCGTTCTGA
- a CDS encoding sensor histidine kinase, whose amino-acid sequence MTGRGLLPGRIAGQLALLVVAAIVVTHVVVTVAFVLLRPELRRSDERPSALANRLVTVVHMVAAAPAGDRADVVEAARHSASALHLTLLPSDAPNAPAPSSAEVPEITGLRAALGAGYGVSAEHTPTGALHLRIAGPAGLQLAADLPPLPLPHPPLTSAVLITLVFLALSLTLLSIWATRALTAPLARLAEAAEAFGTATEARPLPERGPEEVLAVSRALGRMRDRVLRLLDDRTHMLAAISHDLRTPITRLRLRAEFLDDEALRRQFLRDLDQMNALVEAALSFVRDGQSREGQPRGDLGLVDLASVVQTVCDGFADIGEPVRAEEVRDEDLRPALVRGSSGELQRAFTNLIDNAVKYAGGATVRLVEAGPGRVAVEILDDGPGIPEAERARMLQPFVRGDSARTLNEAGGFGLGLSIASAIAQSHGGAFTLENREPKGLRVRLELPRAAGAMPRQPAVQAA is encoded by the coding sequence ATGACCGGGCGGGGGCTCCTGCCGGGACGCATCGCCGGGCAGCTCGCCCTCCTGGTCGTCGCCGCGATCGTGGTCACCCACGTGGTCGTCACGGTCGCCTTCGTGCTGCTGCGCCCGGAGCTGCGCCGCTCCGACGAGCGCCCGAGCGCGCTCGCCAACCGCCTCGTCACCGTCGTCCACATGGTGGCGGCGGCTCCCGCCGGGGACCGGGCCGACGTGGTCGAGGCGGCGCGCCACAGCGCCTCGGCCCTCCATCTCACCCTGCTGCCCTCCGACGCCCCGAACGCTCCCGCTCCCTCGAGCGCCGAGGTGCCGGAGATCACCGGCCTGCGGGCGGCGCTGGGCGCCGGCTACGGCGTCTCGGCCGAGCACACGCCGACGGGCGCCCTGCACCTGCGCATCGCCGGGCCGGCCGGCCTGCAGCTCGCCGCCGACCTGCCGCCCCTGCCGCTGCCGCACCCGCCGCTCACCTCCGCGGTCCTGATCACCCTGGTCTTCCTCGCGCTCTCGCTCACCCTCCTGTCGATCTGGGCGACCCGCGCCCTCACCGCGCCGCTCGCGCGGCTCGCCGAGGCGGCGGAGGCCTTCGGCACCGCCACCGAGGCCCGGCCGCTGCCGGAGCGCGGCCCCGAGGAGGTGCTGGCGGTGTCGCGCGCCCTCGGCCGGATGCGCGACCGGGTCCTGCGCCTCCTCGACGACCGCACCCACATGCTGGCGGCGATCAGCCACGACCTGCGCACCCCGATCACCCGCCTGCGCCTGCGGGCGGAGTTCCTCGACGACGAGGCCCTGCGCCGGCAGTTCCTGCGCGACCTCGACCAGATGAACGCCCTCGTCGAGGCGGCCCTGTCCTTCGTGCGCGACGGCCAGTCCCGCGAGGGGCAGCCCCGGGGAGATCTCGGCCTCGTCGACCTCGCCTCGGTGGTGCAGACGGTCTGCGACGGCTTCGCCGATATCGGCGAGCCGGTGCGGGCCGAGGAAGTGAGGGACGAGGACCTGCGGCCGGCCCTGGTGCGCGGTTCCTCGGGCGAGCTGCAGCGGGCCTTCACCAACCTGATCGACAACGCCGTGAAGTATGCCGGGGGCGCCACCGTGCGCCTCGTCGAGGCGGGGCCGGGCCGCGTCGCGGTCGAGATCCTGGACGACGGCCCGGGCATCCCGGAGGCGGAGCGCGCCCGGATGCTCCAGCCCTTCGTGCGCGGCGACAGCGCCCGCACCCTCAACGAGGCCGGCGGCTTCGGCCTCGGCCTGTCGATCGCGAGCGCCATCGCCCAGTCCCACGGCGGTGCGTTCACCCTCGAGAACCGGGAGCCCAAGGGCCTGCGCGTCCGCCTGGAACTGCCGCGCGCCGCCGGCGCGATGCCGCGCCAGCCGGCGGTGCAGGCCGCGTGA
- a CDS encoding DUF1491 family protein — MARLRSDFWVSAYLRRCAVEGVSAVQRRRGAPEAGAIFVKVDRLDGRADLYGPAPQALFEGDETAGRRFEPLMREAFPPDVEARLAKEIRFDSDLWIVEIDDREGRHFLELAG; from the coding sequence ATGGCACGCCTGCGCTCCGATTTCTGGGTCTCGGCCTACTTGCGCCGCTGCGCCGTCGAGGGGGTGAGCGCGGTGCAGCGCCGGCGCGGCGCGCCGGAGGCCGGGGCGATCTTCGTCAAGGTCGACCGTCTCGACGGGCGCGCCGACCTCTACGGCCCGGCCCCCCAGGCCCTGTTCGAGGGCGACGAGACCGCCGGCCGCCGCTTCGAGCCGCTGATGCGCGAGGCCTTCCCGCCCGACGTCGAGGCCCGGCTTGCCAAGGAGATCCGGTTCGATTCCGACCTCTGGATCGTCGAGATCGACGACCGGGAGGGGCGGCATTTTCTGGAGCTTGCGGGGTAG
- a CDS encoding response regulator, with the protein MTSPLSILIADADETMRRILVATIREEAPTVAITEVTDGIALEQAVSAQHYDLVFLDVVLPQTNGAAVARWRAGTGPRSMVILLSDLLSPRWPTIATHLGAYDVLLKPIGSRQIRNALAAADVTRRTLTMLIVDPSRASRAVIRRLLDQSHFSFDILESEGGRRAINIARSRPLDLAIIEMSLPDFSALEVACQIQDKQNDVKLIMMGVGLSPETSRFDTFGVSGLLNKPFNFVDVDKAVHTAFDLWHPYLIKALQAEQAKRSTATA; encoded by the coding sequence ATGACCTCGCCCCTGTCCATCCTGATCGCCGATGCCGACGAGACGATGCGGCGCATCCTGGTCGCGACGATTCGGGAGGAAGCGCCGACGGTCGCGATCACGGAAGTGACCGACGGGATCGCCCTGGAGCAGGCCGTCTCGGCCCAGCACTACGACCTCGTGTTCCTGGACGTGGTGCTGCCGCAGACCAACGGCGCCGCGGTCGCCCGCTGGCGCGCCGGCACGGGCCCGCGCAGCATGGTGATCCTGCTCTCCGACCTGCTCTCGCCGCGCTGGCCCACCATCGCGACCCATCTCGGCGCCTACGACGTGCTGCTCAAGCCGATCGGCAGCCGGCAGATCCGCAACGCCCTGGCGGCGGCGGACGTCACCCGCCGCACCCTGACGATGCTGATCGTCGATCCGAGCCGGGCGAGCCGGGCCGTCATCCGCCGGCTCCTCGACCAGAGCCACTTCTCGTTCGACATCCTGGAATCCGAGGGCGGCCGGCGGGCGATCAACATCGCGCGCAGCCGTCCGCTCGACCTCGCGATCATCGAGATGTCGCTGCCCGACTTCTCCGCCCTCGAAGTGGCCTGCCAGATCCAGGACAAGCAGAACGACGTCAAGCTCATCATGATGGGCGTCGGCCTCAGCCCCGAGACCAGCCGCTTCGACACGTTCGGGGTCTCGGGCCTCTTGAACAAGCCGTTCAACTTCGTCGACGTCGACAAGGCGGTGCACACCGCCTTCGACCTGTGGCACCCCTACCTGATCAAGGCATTGCAGGCCGAGCAGGCCAAGCGGTCGACCGCCACCGCCTGA
- the ruvA gene encoding Holliday junction branch migration protein RuvA produces MIGKLKGVVDSYGEDFVILDVHGVGYVVHCSARTLQRLPPTGEAAELAIETHVREDMIRLYGFRADAEREWFRLLQTVQGVGTRVALGVLSVMEPGDLATAIATGDKGAVARAPGVGPRLAARLVAELKDKAPAFAPVDPALIQLTGAVEANTAPQPVADAISALVNLGYAQVQASAAVAAALKGAGEGAAALEAKTLIRLGLRELAR; encoded by the coding sequence ATGATCGGCAAGCTGAAGGGCGTGGTGGACTCGTACGGCGAGGACTTCGTGATCCTCGACGTGCACGGCGTCGGCTACGTGGTGCATTGCTCGGCCCGCACGCTCCAGCGCCTGCCCCCCACCGGCGAGGCGGCGGAGCTGGCGATCGAGACCCACGTGCGCGAGGACATGATCCGCCTCTACGGCTTCCGGGCCGATGCGGAGCGCGAGTGGTTCCGCCTGCTCCAGACCGTGCAGGGCGTCGGCACCCGGGTCGCCCTCGGGGTGCTCTCGGTGATGGAGCCGGGCGACCTCGCCACCGCCATCGCCACCGGCGACAAGGGCGCGGTCGCCCGCGCGCCCGGCGTCGGCCCGCGCCTCGCCGCCCGGCTGGTGGCCGAATTGAAGGACAAGGCCCCGGCCTTCGCCCCCGTCGATCCGGCCCTGATCCAGCTCACCGGGGCGGTCGAGGCCAACACCGCGCCCCAGCCGGTGGCCGACGCGATCTCGGCGCTGGTCAATCTCGGCTACGCCCAGGTCCAGGCCTCGGCGGCGGTCGCCGCGGCGCTGAAAGGCGCGGGCGAGGGCGCGGCGGCGCTGGAGGCCAAGACCCTGATCCGCCTCGGCCTGCGCGAGCTGGCGCGCTGA
- a CDS encoding GNAT family N-acetyltransferase: MEPGEPGRGAVTKVPTILDHDTLTLRPATREDVPVIRALTRAAYAQWVPVIGREPVPMTVDYALAVRAHRFDLLEQAGALVAVIEMILQPDHLWIENLAVSPAHHGQGLGRRMLREAERVARSLGHSDIKLLTNREFTGNVEFYERAGFVVEREEPFKGCLTAYLRKAL, encoded by the coding sequence ATGGAGCCCGGCGAGCCGGGGCGAGGGGCCGTCACCAAGGTGCCGACGATACTTGATCACGACACGCTCACCTTGCGTCCGGCCACACGGGAGGACGTGCCCGTCATCCGTGCACTGACACGAGCAGCGTACGCCCAGTGGGTGCCGGTCATTGGCCGCGAACCTGTGCCGATGACGGTCGATTACGCGCTAGCCGTCCGCGCCCACCGGTTCGACCTCCTGGAGCAGGCCGGCGCGCTCGTCGCCGTGATCGAGATGATCCTGCAACCCGATCATCTCTGGATCGAGAACCTGGCGGTATCTCCTGCGCATCACGGTCAGGGTCTCGGCCGCCGGATGCTGCGCGAGGCCGAGCGCGTTGCGCGCTCGCTCGGTCACTCGGACATCAAGCTGCTGACGAACCGGGAATTCACAGGCAACGTGGAGTTTTATGAGCGTGCGGGCTTCGTGGTCGAGCGCGAGGAGCCCTTCAAGGGCTGCCTCACGGCCTACCTTCGCAAAGCTCTCTGA
- a CDS encoding FkbM family methyltransferase produces MTPSGQTLCLCMIVRNEAPVIRRSLASVRPWIDRWLVVDTGSTDGTQALVRETLADLPGELVERPWRDFGHNRSEALDLARPHGDYTLIIDADDEILPAPGFVLPALDADSYVLDIQDAGIAYQRTQLVRAALPWRYAGVLHEFLTCPEAGAAGHLPLVMRRNHDGARRRDPETYRRDAAILEAALAAEADPFLIARYTFYLAQSYRDCGAREEAAAAYLRRAALGHWDQEVFWSLYQAGHLLAALGRPPDTVLATFARASAACPSRAEAAHAASRFCRSLERFAQGAALAEPALALAAPPGGLFVESWIYAYGLRDEFAVNAYWAGRHRESLEACLTLLAGEALPAGDRARVGANARFALDRLSEAAQARPVAAPPAPASARPANGEPATRSRASWAPDRPLAGTELMVEGLRARLGGALAAVQLCVNGYDEARLDGRPLVVWIHHAADQQAVQWLHDGARAARVDRFVFVSDWQRASFVAAFGLAPENCLVLRNATDVPAAYRAPTGRRPLRIAYTSTPFRGLSVLLDAWDRLRPQGAELHIWSSHRLYGPAFDDAPHATLFARARSLPNVHHHGIVPNPELREALREIDVLAYPSTFAETSCLAVIEALAAGCRVICPDLGALPEAAGAFGRTYPFEPDPAAHAEVFAGLLAQEIADPWGGRPEIAAEQQAAMRRLYDWPVRVAEWHRFLEETSGGRADAAPAPSRPFLAGRIHASLAALRARGFAPAGLLDIGAHDGHFARDARRIFPEARILMVDALAEKAPVLEETAREIGNAAYAIALLGDADAEATPFYVVDTAARPDLVTTGSSKFRENADFPMEERQVPQRRLDGLLAGSGVGYGFVKLDVQGAEVEVLRGLGARLAEVEVILLELSVLDYNRGAPLIGAALGELAAMGFVLYDVVDEHRYRDGSLLQVDGLLVRAESALRPKPPFWGPA; encoded by the coding sequence ATGACCCCTTCCGGACAGACCCTCTGCCTGTGCATGATCGTGCGGAACGAGGCGCCGGTGATCCGGCGCAGCCTCGCTTCCGTGCGGCCGTGGATCGACCGCTGGCTCGTGGTCGATACCGGCTCGACCGACGGCACGCAGGCCCTCGTGCGCGAGACGCTGGCCGACCTGCCCGGCGAGCTCGTCGAGCGGCCCTGGCGGGATTTCGGCCACAACCGCAGCGAGGCGCTCGACCTCGCCCGCCCGCACGGCGACTATACCCTGATCATCGACGCCGACGACGAGATCCTGCCCGCGCCCGGCTTCGTCCTGCCGGCGCTCGACGCCGATTCCTACGTCCTCGACATCCAGGATGCCGGGATCGCCTACCAGCGCACGCAGCTCGTGCGCGCGGCCCTGCCCTGGCGCTATGCCGGGGTGCTGCACGAATTCCTGACCTGCCCGGAGGCGGGAGCGGCCGGCCACCTGCCGCTCGTCATGCGCCGCAACCACGACGGCGCGCGCCGCCGCGACCCGGAGACCTACCGGCGCGACGCGGCGATCCTGGAGGCGGCCCTCGCCGCCGAGGCCGATCCGTTCCTGATCGCCCGCTACACCTTCTACCTCGCCCAGAGCTACCGCGATTGCGGTGCGCGCGAGGAGGCGGCGGCGGCCTATCTGCGGCGGGCCGCGCTCGGCCACTGGGACCAGGAGGTGTTCTGGAGCCTCTACCAGGCCGGTCACCTGCTGGCGGCGCTCGGCCGGCCGCCCGACACGGTGCTCGCCACCTTCGCGCGGGCCTCCGCCGCCTGCCCGTCGCGGGCGGAGGCCGCGCATGCGGCGAGCCGCTTCTGCCGGTCCCTCGAGCGCTTCGCGCAGGGCGCGGCCCTCGCCGAGCCGGCCCTCGCCCTCGCGGCCCCGCCGGGGGGCCTGTTCGTCGAGAGCTGGATCTACGCCTACGGCCTGCGCGACGAGTTCGCGGTGAACGCCTACTGGGCGGGGCGCCACCGGGAGAGCCTGGAGGCCTGCCTGACCCTCCTCGCCGGCGAGGCCCTGCCCGCCGGCGACCGGGCCCGGGTGGGCGCCAATGCCCGCTTCGCCCTCGACCGGCTGAGCGAGGCGGCGCAGGCGCGCCCGGTCGCCGCCCCACCTGCGCCCGCCTCCGCCCGGCCCGCGAACGGGGAGCCTGCGACCCGTTCCCGCGCGTCCTGGGCGCCCGACCGGCCCCTGGCCGGCACCGAGCTGATGGTCGAGGGGCTCCGGGCCCGGCTGGGCGGCGCGCTCGCGGCGGTCCAGCTCTGCGTCAACGGCTACGACGAGGCCCGCCTCGACGGCCGCCCCCTGGTGGTGTGGATCCACCACGCCGCCGACCAGCAGGCGGTGCAGTGGCTGCACGACGGGGCCCGGGCGGCCCGCGTCGACCGCTTCGTCTTCGTGTCCGACTGGCAGCGGGCGAGCTTCGTCGCAGCCTTCGGGCTGGCGCCGGAAAACTGCCTCGTCCTGCGCAACGCCACCGACGTGCCGGCGGCGTACCGCGCGCCGACCGGCCGGCGCCCGCTGAGGATCGCCTATACCAGTACCCCGTTCCGCGGCCTGTCGGTGCTCCTCGACGCCTGGGACCGGCTGCGGCCGCAAGGGGCGGAGCTCCACATCTGGTCGTCGCACCGGCTCTACGGCCCGGCCTTCGACGACGCGCCCCACGCGACCCTGTTCGCCCGGGCGCGGTCGCTGCCGAACGTCCACCACCACGGCATCGTGCCGAACCCGGAGCTGCGCGAGGCCCTGCGGGAGATCGACGTGCTCGCCTATCCGAGCACCTTCGCGGAGACCTCGTGCCTCGCGGTCATCGAGGCGCTGGCGGCGGGCTGCCGGGTGATCTGCCCGGATCTCGGGGCGCTGCCGGAGGCGGCCGGCGCGTTCGGCCGGACCTACCCGTTCGAGCCCGACCCGGCCGCCCACGCGGAGGTCTTCGCCGGCCTGCTCGCGCAGGAGATCGCCGATCCCTGGGGCGGGCGCCCGGAGATCGCCGCCGAGCAGCAGGCGGCGATGCGGCGCCTCTACGACTGGCCGGTGCGGGTCGCCGAGTGGCACCGCTTCCTGGAGGAGACGTCCGGCGGGCGGGCGGATGCCGCTCCGGCCCCGTCCCGCCCGTTCCTCGCCGGCCGCATCCACGCCTCCCTCGCCGCCCTGCGGGCGCGGGGCTTCGCGCCGGCGGGCCTCCTCGACATCGGCGCCCATGACGGCCATTTCGCCCGCGACGCGCGCCGGATCTTCCCCGAGGCCCGCATCCTGATGGTCGACGCGCTGGCCGAGAAGGCGCCGGTGCTCGAGGAGACCGCCCGCGAGATCGGCAACGCCGCCTATGCGATCGCGCTCCTGGGCGACGCGGACGCGGAAGCGACGCCGTTCTACGTCGTCGACACGGCGGCCCGCCCCGACCTCGTCACCACCGGCTCCTCGAAGTTCCGCGAGAACGCCGACTTCCCGATGGAGGAGCGGCAGGTGCCCCAGCGCCGGCTCGACGGCCTGCTCGCCGGGAGCGGCGTCGGGTACGGGTTCGTCAAGCTCGACGTGCAGGGCGCGGAGGTCGAGGTGCTGCGCGGCCTCGGCGCGCGGCTCGCGGAGGTCGAGGTGATCCTGCTGGAGCTCTCGGTGCTCGACTACAACCGGGGCGCCCCGCTGATCGGGGCGGCGCTCGGCGAGCTCGCCGCGATGGGGTTCGTGCTCTACGACGTCGTCGACGAGCACCGCTACCGCGACGGCTCCCTGCTGCAGGTGGACGGCCTGCTCGTGCGGGCGGAGTCCGCCCTGCGGCCCAAGCCGCCGTTCTGGGGGCCGGCTTGA
- the argE gene encoding acetylornithine deacetylase, which produces MTSPDPKVADIRDLLATLVAFETVSSATNLPLADFVEEYARGHGATVERVVDATGQKAALWITVGPGDRPGYVLSGHSDVVPVEGQDWTHPPFRLTEVEGRLYGRGTSDMKGFLAVCLALLPEMAQASLTRPLHLAVSYDEEVGCLGVRPLIAHMRERGVAPLGCFVGEPTGMDVVIGHKGKYGAKVTFRGRACHSALAPTGVNAVEYAARFIERVRQTAEGLSRDGARDDLYDVPHTTGLSALVQGGTALNIVPDRCTVGFEFRAIAGDDPRGLAESVLAYARDVLVPEMQVRDPACGITVEPVIDYPGLDVSPDAPLVTLAKRLAGRNGHAKVSYGTEAGLFQSLGDVPSVVIGPGDIARAHKADEYVEARELADCAAFVRRLIAESAAG; this is translated from the coding sequence ATGACCTCCCCCGACCCCAAGGTTGCCGATATCCGGGACCTCCTCGCCACCCTGGTGGCCTTCGAGACGGTCAGCTCCGCCACGAACCTGCCGCTCGCCGACTTCGTCGAGGAGTATGCCCGCGGCCACGGCGCGACGGTCGAGCGGGTCGTCGACGCGACGGGGCAGAAGGCGGCCCTGTGGATCACGGTCGGGCCGGGCGACCGGCCGGGCTACGTCCTGTCGGGCCACAGCGACGTGGTGCCGGTCGAGGGCCAGGACTGGACGCATCCGCCGTTTCGGCTGACCGAGGTCGAGGGGCGGCTCTACGGCCGCGGCACCTCGGACATGAAGGGCTTCCTGGCGGTCTGCCTGGCGCTGCTGCCCGAGATGGCGCAGGCCTCGCTGACGCGCCCGCTGCATCTCGCCGTCTCCTACGACGAGGAGGTCGGCTGCCTCGGCGTCCGGCCGCTCATCGCCCACATGCGCGAGCGCGGCGTCGCACCGCTCGGCTGCTTCGTCGGCGAGCCGACCGGCATGGACGTGGTGATCGGCCACAAGGGCAAGTACGGCGCCAAGGTCACCTTCCGGGGCCGGGCCTGCCACTCGGCGCTGGCGCCGACGGGGGTCAACGCGGTCGAGTACGCGGCCCGCTTCATCGAGCGGGTGCGCCAGACCGCCGAGGGACTCTCCCGGGACGGCGCCCGCGACGACCTCTACGACGTGCCCCACACGACCGGGCTCAGCGCCCTCGTCCAGGGCGGCACGGCGCTCAACATCGTGCCCGACCGCTGCACCGTCGGGTTCGAGTTCCGGGCGATCGCCGGCGACGACCCGCGCGGCCTCGCCGAATCGGTGCTGGCCTACGCCCGCGACGTGCTGGTGCCGGAGATGCAGGTCCGCGACCCCGCCTGCGGCATCACGGTCGAGCCGGTGATCGACTATCCGGGCCTCGACGTTTCCCCCGACGCCCCCCTCGTCACCCTGGCCAAGCGGCTCGCCGGCCGCAACGGCCACGCCAAGGTCTCGTACGGGACGGAGGCCGGGCTGTTCCAGAGCCTCGGCGACGTGCCCTCGGTGGTGATCGGCCCCGGCGACATCGCCCGTGCCCACAAGGCCGACGAGTACGTCGAGGCGCGCGAGCTCGCGGATTGCGCGGCGTTCGTGCGCCGGCTGATCGCCGAGAGCGCCGCCGGCTGA